In Arthrobacter sp. B3I9, the following are encoded in one genomic region:
- a CDS encoding NAD(P)/FAD-dependent oxidoreductase, with product MPDVAVVGSGPNGLAAAVTLARAGLKVHVYEAAAAPGGGVRTSELMEPGHVHDVCSAVHPMVLASPFFRDFGLSRRIELAVPEVSYGSPLDGGRAALAYRSLERTADGLGRDGRAFRRLMAPLVDRVDGIADLTLNQLLRVPKDPVAAGLFGLRTLEQGSRLWGLRFREDRAPALLTGVAAHAVSSLPSLAAAGAGLMLGALAHAEGWPVPLGGSAAIAEALIADLEAHGGVVETDARIDSLAELPPVRATLLDVAPPGLLRLAEGRLPDRYRRALEAFRFGNGACKVDFILSAPVPWAAPGLGDAGTVHVGGSREEMAEAENQVAAGRHPERPYVLVSQPSRFDASRAPEGRHILWSYCHVPAGSTVDMGEAVIAQLERFAPGFRDVIVGYKVTTAAGLADYNANYIGGDFSAGLMDLRGLLRRPVLGPVPWRTPLRGVYLCSSSTPPGPGVTGMPGFHAARYALKDIFSLAVPGLSA from the coding sequence ATGCCTGACGTCGCCGTGGTCGGTTCCGGCCCCAATGGTCTTGCCGCAGCGGTGACGCTGGCCCGGGCCGGGCTCAAGGTGCATGTCTACGAGGCAGCCGCCGCGCCCGGCGGTGGTGTGCGCACCTCGGAACTGATGGAACCGGGCCATGTGCACGACGTCTGCTCCGCGGTGCATCCGATGGTCCTGGCCTCCCCGTTCTTCCGGGATTTCGGACTGTCGCGGCGGATCGAGCTGGCGGTGCCCGAGGTGTCCTACGGTTCACCGCTCGACGGCGGCCGTGCGGCTCTGGCGTACCGGTCGCTCGAACGGACCGCGGACGGACTGGGACGGGACGGCCGAGCGTTCCGCCGCCTCATGGCCCCGCTCGTGGACCGTGTGGACGGCATCGCGGATCTGACCCTCAACCAGCTGCTCCGCGTGCCGAAGGACCCAGTAGCGGCCGGGCTTTTCGGCCTCCGCACGCTCGAACAGGGATCCCGGCTCTGGGGGCTGAGGTTCCGGGAAGACCGGGCACCGGCCCTCCTGACCGGCGTCGCGGCACACGCCGTCTCCTCGTTGCCCTCGCTGGCCGCCGCGGGGGCGGGACTCATGCTCGGGGCGCTGGCGCACGCCGAGGGCTGGCCGGTCCCGCTCGGCGGTTCGGCGGCGATCGCCGAGGCTCTGATTGCCGATCTGGAGGCCCACGGCGGCGTGGTGGAAACCGACGCGCGGATCGACTCCCTGGCCGAGCTTCCTCCGGTCCGGGCCACGCTGCTCGATGTCGCCCCGCCCGGACTGCTCCGCCTGGCGGAGGGAAGGCTGCCGGACCGGTACCGGCGCGCCCTTGAGGCATTCCGCTTCGGGAATGGAGCCTGCAAGGTCGATTTCATCCTGTCGGCCCCCGTGCCGTGGGCTGCCCCGGGGCTCGGTGACGCAGGCACCGTGCACGTCGGCGGCAGCAGGGAGGAGATGGCCGAGGCCGAGAACCAGGTTGCCGCGGGCCGGCATCCGGAGCGGCCGTACGTGCTGGTTTCCCAGCCGTCCCGCTTCGACGCAAGCCGCGCCCCCGAGGGACGCCACATCCTGTGGAGCTACTGCCATGTACCCGCCGGTTCCACCGTCGACATGGGAGAAGCGGTGATTGCCCAGCTGGAGCGCTTCGCGCCGGGATTCCGTGACGTCATCGTGGGTTACAAGGTAACGACGGCGGCCGGGCTGGCGGACTACAACGCGAACTACATCGGCGGTGATTTCAGCGCGGGTCTGATGGACCTCCGGGGTCTGCTCCGACGCCCGGTCCTGGGTCCTGTTCCGTGGCGGACGCCGCTCCGCGGGGTGTACCTCTGTTCCTCATCCACGCCCCCAGGGCCCGGTGTGACGGGCATGCCGGGGTTCCACGCCGCGAGATATGCCTTGAAAGACATATTTAGCCTAGCGGTGCCGGGCCTTTCGGCGTAG
- a CDS encoding glycosyltransferase family 87 protein — protein MQETKPPEHRKRARLVIPSRSDLFLRNFTELVGGPMGHRAAPGVVSPGFFTVERVLILLTVLAALLGIVLKSYCRTNGWETPGQFYSTCYSDFPELFRNRGLGDGAFPFLAKETFFEYPVLMGLIAGATALLVPGDGTARDRVLAYFDVNAALVAAVWIVTVLATARMARRRTWDAAMVAVAPGIVLAGTINWDMWAVGLLALGMYYFSRDKLVLAGIFIGLGTATKLYPMLIVGALLLLALRTGRFRPLLVTVASAAAAWLAVNLPVAALNPAGWKYFYEFTQDRPAGYSSPWFAYNLVAGRLGWLPLQAEAINALALDIFVLACVLIGVLALTAPRRPRLAQLAFLIVGAFILTNKVYSPQFVLWLIPLLALARPRWRDFLIWQVIEGLHWAAIWMYLGQVTSGGVSQHNIDMPYYVLAVVFHMIATGYLMARVAWDVWDPDYDIIRRHDLDDPQGGPFDRAPDWLRIDPVRPSASLLPWRKATVDA, from the coding sequence ATGCAGGAGACAAAGCCGCCGGAGCACCGCAAGCGCGCCCGACTGGTCATTCCAAGCCGCAGTGATCTGTTCCTACGGAACTTCACCGAACTTGTCGGCGGGCCAATGGGCCACCGCGCGGCGCCCGGCGTCGTCTCCCCCGGCTTCTTCACCGTGGAACGCGTCCTGATTCTGCTCACGGTGCTGGCCGCCCTGCTCGGAATCGTCCTGAAGTCGTACTGCCGGACCAACGGGTGGGAAACGCCGGGGCAGTTCTATTCGACCTGCTACTCGGACTTCCCCGAACTGTTCCGGAACCGCGGACTCGGCGACGGTGCCTTCCCGTTCCTTGCCAAGGAAACGTTCTTCGAGTATCCGGTGCTCATGGGCCTGATCGCCGGCGCAACGGCCCTACTGGTCCCGGGTGATGGAACCGCAAGGGACCGCGTCCTGGCGTACTTCGACGTCAATGCCGCCCTGGTCGCTGCCGTCTGGATCGTCACCGTGCTGGCCACGGCGCGGATGGCCCGCCGGCGGACGTGGGATGCGGCGATGGTGGCCGTCGCGCCCGGCATCGTGCTGGCCGGCACCATCAACTGGGACATGTGGGCCGTCGGCCTGCTGGCCCTGGGCATGTACTACTTCTCTCGCGACAAACTGGTGCTGGCGGGGATCTTCATCGGCCTCGGCACCGCCACCAAGCTCTACCCCATGCTGATCGTCGGCGCTCTGCTGCTGCTGGCGCTCCGCACGGGCCGGTTCCGCCCCTTGCTGGTCACGGTGGCCTCCGCTGCCGCCGCCTGGCTCGCCGTCAACCTGCCGGTGGCGGCGCTGAATCCGGCGGGCTGGAAGTATTTCTACGAATTCACCCAGGACCGGCCTGCCGGCTACAGCTCGCCCTGGTTTGCCTACAACCTCGTGGCCGGACGCCTCGGCTGGTTGCCCCTGCAGGCCGAGGCAATCAACGCACTCGCCCTGGACATCTTCGTCCTGGCCTGCGTCCTGATCGGCGTACTGGCGCTGACCGCGCCGCGGCGTCCCCGGCTCGCCCAGCTGGCCTTCCTGATCGTGGGAGCGTTCATCCTGACCAACAAGGTGTATTCGCCGCAGTTCGTTCTCTGGCTCATTCCCCTGCTGGCCCTGGCCCGTCCGCGCTGGCGCGACTTCCTCATCTGGCAAGTCATCGAAGGCCTGCACTGGGCTGCCATCTGGATGTATCTTGGGCAGGTGACCAGCGGCGGCGTCTCCCAGCACAATATCGACATGCCGTACTACGTTCTGGCGGTGGTGTTCCACATGATCGCGACGGGGTACCTGATGGCGCGCGTGGCCTGGGATGTCTGGGACCCGGACTACGACATCATCCGGCGCCATGACCTGGACGACCCGCAGGGCGGGCCCTTCGACCGTGCCCCGGACTGGCTTCGGATCGATCCCGTCAGGCCCTCGGCATCACTGTTGCCCTGGCGGAAGGCCACGGTCGATGCCTGA
- the murJ gene encoding murein biosynthesis integral membrane protein MurJ, with the protein MSPAKSTPSPSGPADSTAVHAREARSSAVMAAGTLVSRVLGFGKTWMLAAALGLGSTVNDTFINANNLPNLIFLLVAGGVFNAVLVPQIIKASKAPDRGADYVSRLLTLAVLVLLSLTLLVTLLAPWVIDLTTQDYSPQQKALAVTFAFWCLPQIFFYGLYALLTQVLNANGAFGPAMWAPILNNIVAIAGLGMFIGIMGTNAANPHTIDNWDSFQTILVAGFSTIGVVSQTAILLVPVFRLKLGLRPRFGWRGVGLGQAAKLSVWTLATAAVGQLAFLYVMRIATIPGAERLRLERAGDPAANTLPGNAVLEVASQLYLLPHSIIALSLATVLFNRMTRASQDGNHTELRNALSHGLRTMAVATVFGALALFALAGPLGMFFSGGDRQDGVMLAQTLTILALSTPFMSANFMMSRVFYANEDARTPFFIQLVLALVNVVAAFLIQFLPFDQIIFAIAILYTCGNILSVIVSATFLRRFLGHLDGPRIASSYIRMGYAALGSALAGTLALWLLGSYSPDGFAWSTPVAALVTIVVVGPIMLAAYLVLLKLFRVTELRDLLQPLLGRLRRGSNADDDSAPTDSAPTGPVPAGPVPTGPVPAGPAGAAPRPAPGTGGGPTRPERATVSVDTGLIPRISGEFDASSFRAGPDIREPEERAGWRAGPEGGYLPAEDVPSSAEGGLGRGDVPLPGRRTYQGAPGHNPYFPFGPKKKK; encoded by the coding sequence ATGTCACCCGCCAAATCCACACCCTCGCCGTCCGGTCCCGCCGATTCCACAGCCGTCCACGCCCGAGAAGCCCGTTCCAGCGCCGTCATGGCCGCGGGCACCCTGGTCTCGCGCGTCCTTGGGTTCGGTAAAACCTGGATGCTGGCTGCCGCCCTGGGCCTCGGGTCCACGGTGAATGACACCTTCATCAACGCGAACAACCTGCCGAACCTGATCTTCCTGCTGGTGGCAGGCGGGGTGTTCAATGCCGTCCTGGTGCCGCAGATCATCAAGGCCAGCAAGGCGCCCGACCGCGGAGCCGACTACGTGAGCCGGCTGCTGACCCTGGCCGTGCTGGTGCTGCTCTCCCTCACGCTGCTCGTCACCCTGCTGGCGCCCTGGGTCATCGATCTGACCACCCAGGACTATTCGCCGCAGCAGAAGGCTCTCGCCGTTACCTTTGCCTTCTGGTGCCTCCCGCAGATCTTCTTCTACGGCCTGTACGCCCTGCTCACCCAGGTCCTCAACGCCAACGGCGCCTTCGGGCCGGCCATGTGGGCGCCGATCCTGAACAATATCGTTGCGATCGCCGGACTGGGCATGTTCATCGGCATCATGGGGACGAACGCCGCCAACCCCCACACCATCGACAACTGGGACTCCTTCCAGACCATTCTGGTGGCCGGGTTCTCGACGATCGGCGTAGTGTCCCAGACCGCCATCCTGCTGGTCCCGGTGTTCCGGCTTAAGCTGGGGCTCCGGCCGCGCTTCGGCTGGCGCGGCGTGGGCCTGGGACAGGCCGCCAAACTGAGCGTCTGGACTCTGGCGACTGCCGCCGTCGGGCAGCTGGCCTTCCTTTACGTCATGCGCATCGCCACTATCCCGGGTGCCGAACGCCTCCGCCTGGAACGGGCCGGCGACCCGGCGGCGAACACGCTGCCCGGCAACGCCGTGCTGGAGGTGGCCAGCCAGCTGTACTTGCTGCCGCACTCGATCATCGCGCTTTCCCTTGCCACCGTGCTCTTCAACCGGATGACCCGGGCCTCCCAGGACGGCAACCACACCGAGCTGCGCAATGCTCTCTCACACGGACTGAGGACCATGGCCGTGGCGACGGTCTTCGGCGCGCTGGCGCTGTTTGCCCTCGCCGGACCGCTGGGCATGTTCTTCTCAGGCGGGGACCGCCAGGACGGTGTCATGCTGGCCCAGACGCTCACCATCCTGGCCCTCAGCACTCCCTTCATGAGCGCCAATTTCATGATGTCCCGGGTGTTCTATGCCAACGAGGACGCCCGTACGCCATTCTTCATCCAGCTGGTTCTGGCTCTGGTCAACGTGGTGGCTGCCTTCCTGATCCAGTTCCTGCCGTTTGACCAGATCATCTTCGCGATCGCCATCCTCTATACCTGCGGGAACATCCTCTCCGTGATCGTCAGTGCCACCTTCCTGCGCCGGTTCCTGGGCCACCTGGACGGCCCCCGGATTGCCAGCTCCTACATCAGAATGGGCTACGCGGCGCTCGGCTCCGCTCTCGCCGGAACCCTGGCCCTGTGGCTGCTGGGCAGCTACAGCCCCGACGGGTTCGCCTGGAGCACCCCCGTTGCCGCCCTGGTGACGATCGTCGTCGTCGGCCCCATCATGCTGGCTGCCTATCTCGTCCTGCTGAAGCTCTTCCGCGTCACCGAACTGCGCGACCTGCTCCAGCCCTTGCTGGGCCGCCTGCGCCGCGGCTCGAACGCCGACGACGATTCCGCCCCCACAGATTCCGCCCCCACAGGCCCTGTTCCCGCAGGCCCCGTTCCCACAGGCCCCGTTCCCGCAGGCCCCGCCGGTGCCGCCCCGCGTCCTGCTCCGGGGACGGGAGGGGGCCCCACCCGGCCGGAACGGGCCACCGTCTCGGTGGACACAGGCCTGATTCCGAGAATCTCCGGGGAGTTCGATGCATCGTCCTTCCGAGCCGGGCCGGACATCCGTGAACCCGAGGAACGCGCCGGCTGGCGTGCCGGGCCCGAGGGCGGTTACCTGCCCGCCGAAGACGTACCCAGTTCGGCCGAGGGCGGTCTGGGCCGAGGTGATGTCCCGTTGCCGGGCCGTCGGACGTACCAGGGCGCCCCCGGACACAATCCGTATTTCCCGTTCGGTCCGAAGAAGAAAAAATAG
- the trxA gene encoding thioredoxin, with product MSNAKEVTDASFSSDVLSADKPVIVDFWAEWCGPCRKLGPILDEISVEYSEKVNVVKVNVDDNPAIAAEYGITSIPAVYLFQGGEVKGTVIGARPKQFFEKEFADVLS from the coding sequence ATGAGCAACGCAAAAGAAGTAACCGACGCAAGTTTCAGCAGCGACGTTTTGTCCGCAGACAAGCCCGTAATTGTGGATTTCTGGGCGGAGTGGTGCGGGCCCTGCCGTAAGCTCGGACCGATCCTCGACGAAATCTCCGTGGAGTACAGCGAGAAGGTTAACGTCGTCAAGGTCAACGTCGACGACAACCCGGCCATCGCTGCTGAGTATGGCATCACCTCCATCCCTGCCGTTTATCTGTTCCAGGGCGGAGAGGTTAAGGGCACCGTAATTGGCGCGCGGCCCAAGCAGTTCTTTGAAAAGGAATTTGCGGACGTACTGTCCTAG
- a CDS encoding histidine phosphatase family protein, with amino-acid sequence MNAPRPQLWILRHGETEWSKSGQYTGLTDLPLTVEGEQQAVEARKVLDAVDFDLVLTSPLRRARRTAELAGYPGAQLEPLAVEWDYGDYEGISSDLIRKDNPEYLIWTHGVPNGESLDDVAARADKIVGRVLESGLDNVLIVAHGHFSRILTARWLGLDPREGRHFILGTAKVCTLGWDKKTPAVVRWGL; translated from the coding sequence ATGAACGCTCCGCGACCGCAGTTGTGGATCCTGCGGCACGGCGAAACCGAGTGGTCAAAGAGCGGGCAGTACACCGGCCTGACCGACCTTCCCCTCACGGTGGAAGGTGAGCAGCAGGCGGTCGAGGCCCGGAAGGTGCTCGACGCCGTCGACTTCGATCTTGTGCTGACCTCTCCGCTCCGGCGCGCGCGCCGCACCGCTGAGCTGGCCGGATATCCGGGCGCCCAGCTGGAGCCGCTCGCCGTCGAGTGGGACTACGGCGATTACGAGGGCATCAGCTCCGACCTCATCCGGAAGGACAATCCGGAGTACCTGATCTGGACGCACGGCGTGCCGAACGGTGAATCGCTCGACGACGTCGCTGCACGTGCCGACAAGATCGTTGGCCGCGTGCTTGAGTCCGGTCTGGACAATGTCCTCATTGTGGCCCACGGCCACTTCTCCCGGATCCTCACTGCGCGGTGGCTTGGCCTGGATCCCCGCGAGGGCCGGCACTTCATCCTGGGCACCGCCAAGGTCTGCACCTTGGGCTGGGACAAGAAGACACCGGCCGTGGTGCGCTGGGGCCTGTAG
- a CDS encoding CCA tRNA nucleotidyltransferase, with the protein MAHAHHKTSSQTVDFQVDPVVLELGQRFVDAGHELSLVGGPVRDLFLGRVSPDLDFTTDATPDQTVALIKKWADNYWEIGRAFGTIGMRKAGFQIEITTYRAEAYDPDSRKPVVAFGHSLTDDLLRRDFTINAMALRLPELELVDPFGGVRDLHGSVLATPGTPETSFSDDPLRMMRAARFAAQLGVAVHDDVRQAMTRMAERITMISAERVREELVKLICAAHPRAGVDLLVDTGLAEFVLPEVAALRLEADEHHRHKDVYQHSLQVLEQAAGLETGADGAVPGPDFVLRFAALMHDVGKPATRRFEPGGAVSFRHHDMVGSKLTAKRMKALRFDNDTIKAVARLVELHMRFYGYGDAGWTDSAVRRYVTDAGPLLERLHRLTRSDVTTRNQRKAERLSFAYDDLESRIEALREQESLEAVRPDLDGGQIMALLGLKPGPVVGRAYKFLLEERMEHGPLDRDVAEAKLHEWWAAQPESSPDPDPDLVASTAVEPSRSEESK; encoded by the coding sequence ATGGCGCATGCACATCACAAGACCAGCTCACAGACTGTCGACTTCCAGGTGGACCCTGTGGTTCTGGAGCTGGGACAGCGTTTCGTTGACGCTGGCCACGAACTCTCCCTCGTCGGCGGTCCCGTACGTGACCTGTTCCTGGGACGTGTCTCCCCCGACCTGGATTTCACCACCGACGCCACGCCGGACCAGACCGTTGCGCTGATCAAGAAGTGGGCCGATAACTACTGGGAGATCGGCCGGGCTTTCGGCACGATCGGAATGCGCAAGGCAGGCTTCCAGATCGAGATCACCACCTACCGCGCCGAGGCCTACGATCCGGACTCCCGCAAACCGGTGGTGGCCTTCGGACATTCACTCACCGACGACCTGCTGCGGCGGGACTTCACGATCAACGCCATGGCACTGCGGCTGCCCGAGCTGGAGCTGGTGGACCCTTTCGGCGGTGTCCGTGACCTGCACGGTTCCGTCCTCGCGACGCCCGGAACCCCGGAAACCTCATTCTCCGATGACCCGCTGCGCATGATGCGCGCGGCCCGGTTTGCGGCCCAGCTCGGCGTGGCCGTCCATGACGACGTCCGCCAGGCCATGACGCGGATGGCTGAACGAATCACCATGATTTCCGCCGAACGGGTGCGGGAGGAACTGGTCAAGCTCATCTGCGCTGCCCATCCCAGGGCCGGCGTTGACCTGCTGGTCGATACCGGGCTGGCCGAGTTTGTGCTGCCCGAGGTCGCCGCTCTCCGTTTGGAGGCCGATGAACACCACCGCCACAAGGACGTCTACCAGCATTCGCTTCAGGTCCTCGAACAAGCCGCCGGCCTGGAGACCGGTGCCGACGGCGCCGTTCCCGGCCCCGACTTCGTACTCCGGTTCGCCGCGCTGATGCACGACGTCGGAAAGCCGGCCACCCGCCGCTTCGAGCCGGGCGGCGCGGTGAGCTTCCGGCACCACGACATGGTGGGCTCCAAGCTGACGGCGAAGCGCATGAAGGCGCTCCGCTTCGACAACGACACAATCAAGGCTGTGGCCCGTCTGGTCGAGTTGCACATGAGGTTTTACGGTTACGGAGACGCCGGCTGGACCGACTCGGCCGTCCGCCGCTACGTCACCGACGCCGGGCCCCTCCTGGAACGCCTGCACCGGCTCACCCGCTCGGACGTGACCACCCGCAACCAGCGCAAGGCGGAGCGGCTGTCCTTTGCCTATGACGACCTGGAGTCCAGGATCGAGGCACTGCGCGAGCAGGAATCGCTCGAGGCCGTCCGTCCCGATCTGGACGGCGGACAAATCATGGCCCTGCTGGGCCTCAAGCCCGGTCCCGTCGTCGGCCGTGCCTACAAGTTCCTCTTAGAGGAGCGCATGGAACACGGCCCGCTGGATCGGGACGTTGCTGAGGCTAAGCTGCACGAATGGTGGGCCGCACAGCCGGAGTCTTCCCCTGACCCTGACCCTGACCTTGTCGCCAGCACCGCCGTCGAACCGTCCAGATCTGAGGAGTCCAAGTGA
- a CDS encoding ABC transporter substrate-binding protein, translating into MSHPIDVGSVLGGRYKVTATVLTSHDQDLVLDGVDQVLNRAVSILVAGPENGDQVAQSAREVATGERPGHVQILDLGVSDLTTYLITNHTSAADLLDLVVSSNPPYIEPFFTDTLGSEIFGQPRSKEPETYDGLYDDEEVEAGYIDYSQQPRAAAEQSNLPVAPSPEPSRPASTPSTGATAAAAGGLAGGKAAKAVRSGKSPKTAPQKATPHQTAPQPVQDAAASQPTAMQPGVPRSSAPAEPAPAKPAPAEKPKVSLWSEADYAHDAPAEQNHSPRQERPVAAGAAAGGLLSPEQDRTPRSFPAAARDAEADEDEYKDDQEPREPRSKRWLVGGLLAAVLVAGLIFAVTNLGSLFKSSPPPAAGTSSADTPAAGSGKPTTTASSAPAAGPPAIESVTRTGNFDFAGTYDDDLSKTVDGNGASYWSDMEFATDNWGGLATEVPLVVKLKSPSAVSSVTLSQLGASGGNINVLTNDRPSLDGAKPVGSNSFTSPDLTISLQEPVTAQYVIVSIKTLPKLAAPKTRYSFGLRLAEIKVQ; encoded by the coding sequence GTGTCCCACCCGATCGATGTCGGATCAGTACTGGGCGGCCGCTACAAGGTGACCGCCACCGTACTGACTTCGCATGACCAGGATCTGGTGCTGGACGGTGTTGACCAGGTGCTCAACCGTGCCGTAAGCATCCTCGTGGCCGGCCCGGAAAACGGCGACCAGGTGGCCCAGAGTGCCCGTGAGGTAGCAACGGGAGAGCGGCCCGGGCACGTGCAGATCCTCGACCTCGGCGTCAGTGACCTCACCACGTACCTGATTACAAACCACACCTCGGCAGCGGACCTGCTGGACCTCGTGGTCTCCTCCAACCCGCCGTACATTGAACCTTTCTTCACGGACACGCTGGGCAGTGAGATCTTCGGACAGCCCCGCTCCAAGGAACCTGAAACCTACGACGGCCTCTACGACGACGAGGAAGTCGAAGCCGGCTACATCGACTACAGCCAGCAGCCGCGCGCGGCCGCTGAGCAGTCTAATTTGCCGGTTGCGCCGTCGCCCGAACCTTCCCGTCCGGCGTCGACACCGTCAACAGGTGCAACCGCAGCCGCTGCAGGAGGGCTCGCAGGAGGCAAGGCCGCCAAGGCCGTCCGGAGTGGGAAGTCGCCGAAAACTGCGCCCCAGAAGGCGACGCCCCACCAGACCGCGCCCCAGCCCGTGCAGGATGCGGCCGCATCTCAGCCGACGGCGATGCAGCCCGGTGTGCCCAGGTCGTCGGCGCCCGCAGAGCCGGCACCCGCCAAGCCGGCGCCCGCTGAGAAGCCGAAGGTTTCCCTGTGGTCCGAAGCTGATTACGCCCATGACGCTCCGGCTGAACAGAACCACTCGCCCCGCCAGGAGCGCCCCGTAGCCGCCGGCGCCGCCGCTGGAGGACTGCTGTCTCCGGAACAGGACCGCACGCCGCGCAGCTTCCCCGCCGCTGCACGGGATGCCGAAGCGGATGAGGACGAATACAAGGACGACCAAGAGCCCCGTGAACCGCGGTCCAAGCGCTGGCTTGTCGGAGGATTGCTCGCAGCCGTCCTGGTTGCGGGTCTGATCTTCGCCGTGACCAACCTTGGGAGCCTCTTCAAGAGCTCACCACCGCCCGCGGCCGGTACTTCTTCCGCGGACACTCCGGCCGCCGGTTCCGGGAAGCCGACGACGACGGCCAGTTCGGCCCCGGCGGCCGGACCGCCAGCGATCGAGAGCGTTACCCGAACCGGCAACTTCGATTTCGCCGGAACGTATGACGATGACCTGAGCAAGACCGTTGACGGGAACGGAGCCAGCTACTGGTCGGACATGGAGTTCGCCACAGACAACTGGGGCGGCCTCGCCACTGAAGTGCCGTTGGTGGTGAAACTGAAGAGTCCATCAGCGGTCTCCTCGGTAACGCTGAGCCAGCTCGGGGCATCCGGTGGAAACATCAACGTCCTCACCAATGACCGGCCTTCGCTGGACGGTGCCAAGCCAGTCGGAAGCAACAGCTTCACGTCGCCTGATCTGACCATCTCCCTGCAGGAGCCGGTCACCGCGCAGTACGTGATCGTCTCCATCAAGACACTTCCCAAGCTCGCAGCGCCGAAGACGCGCTACAGCTTTGGACTGCGTCTGGCCGAGATCAAGGTCCAGTAA
- the trxB gene encoding thioredoxin-disulfide reductase: protein MSNAENTASEVRDVIIVGSGPAGYTAAVYTARANLKPLLLAGSVTAGGELMNTTDVENYPGFPDGIMGPDLMENFEKQAARFGTEIQFEDVTDLNLDGDIKTVTIGTGENFRARSIILSTGSAYRELGLPNEKRLSGHGVSWCATCDGFFFKDQDIAVIGGGDSAMEEALFLTKFAKTVTVVHRRDTLRASKIMADRALAHDKIKFVWNSGVEDVLGQDKVTGLKLKNLVDGTETELAVTGVFVAIGNDPRTDLVKGKLDLTPEGTIAVEGRTSKTSLKGVFAAGDVIDPTYRQAITASGSGCVAALDVEHYLADFSA from the coding sequence GTGAGCAACGCAGAAAACACCGCGTCCGAAGTACGTGATGTCATCATCGTCGGCTCAGGACCCGCGGGCTACACCGCCGCGGTCTACACGGCACGGGCAAACCTGAAGCCGCTGCTCCTGGCAGGATCCGTCACCGCCGGCGGCGAGCTGATGAACACCACCGATGTGGAGAACTACCCGGGCTTCCCGGACGGCATCATGGGCCCGGACCTCATGGAGAACTTCGAGAAGCAGGCCGCCCGTTTCGGCACTGAAATCCAATTCGAGGACGTGACCGATCTGAACCTCGACGGCGACATCAAGACCGTAACCATCGGCACGGGCGAGAACTTCCGGGCGCGCTCCATCATTCTCTCTACCGGCTCGGCCTACCGTGAGCTGGGTTTGCCGAACGAAAAGCGCCTCTCCGGCCACGGCGTCAGCTGGTGTGCAACCTGCGATGGTTTCTTCTTCAAAGATCAGGACATTGCGGTCATCGGCGGCGGCGACTCCGCCATGGAGGAAGCCCTCTTCCTGACCAAGTTCGCAAAGACGGTCACCGTGGTCCACCGCCGGGATACGCTGCGGGCCTCGAAAATCATGGCTGACCGCGCCCTGGCCCACGACAAGATCAAGTTCGTCTGGAACAGCGGCGTGGAGGATGTCCTCGGCCAGGACAAAGTCACTGGCCTGAAGTTGAAGAACCTCGTGGACGGGACCGAGACCGAGCTGGCAGTGACAGGCGTTTTCGTGGCGATCGGCAACGATCCCCGCACCGACCTCGTCAAGGGCAAACTGGATCTCACCCCCGAAGGAACCATCGCCGTTGAAGGGCGTACTTCTAAAACCAGCCTCAAGGGTGTGTTTGCCGCCGGCGACGTCATCGACCCGACCTACCGCCAGGCCATCACGGCGTCCGGGTCCGGCTGTGTGGCCGCCCTCGACGTCGAGCACTACCTCGCCGACTTCAGCGCCTAA
- a CDS encoding NUDIX hydrolase: MAHPVPSAPGRRTNAPLPSAIGANVAPVQHSGQASLPTVEEISAGGVVVDTSDAALRVAIIARLNRGGRLEWCLPKGHPEGQESNEEAAVREIAEETGIEGKILAPLGSIDYWFTVSGHRVHKTVHHYLLQATGGELTIENDPDKEAVDVAWVPIQELARRLSFPNERRIADLAKEVLPEQR; encoded by the coding sequence ATGGCCCATCCCGTACCCAGTGCTCCCGGCAGGAGGACAAACGCCCCGTTGCCATCGGCAATCGGGGCCAACGTCGCGCCGGTCCAGCATTCGGGACAGGCTTCCCTGCCGACCGTGGAGGAGATTTCCGCCGGTGGCGTCGTTGTGGACACGTCCGACGCCGCACTGCGCGTGGCCATCATCGCCCGCCTTAACCGGGGCGGCCGGCTGGAATGGTGCCTGCCGAAGGGCCATCCCGAAGGCCAGGAGAGCAACGAGGAAGCCGCCGTCCGCGAGATCGCCGAGGAAACCGGGATAGAGGGCAAGATCCTCGCACCGCTGGGCAGCATCGACTACTGGTTCACCGTCAGCGGGCACCGCGTGCACAAAACGGTCCACCACTACCTGCTGCAGGCCACCGGCGGGGAGCTCACGATCGAAAACGATCCGGATAAGGAAGCCGTGGACGTCGCCTGGGTGCCCATCCAGGAGCTGGCCCGCAGGCTCTCCTTTCCGAACGAGCGGCGCATCGCAGATCTCGCCAAGGAAGTCCTGCCGGAACAGCGGTAG